GATAGTTGCCCTATATATTTTTTTGAAAAATCAAACTTTATTCCTGCTGTTTTATAAATTTCAGGAATGCTTTTAGTATATCCGAGTTTTAATGCATTCAAATACGCAGTCAAGCCTTTTTCTTTATTTTCTATAAAATTTTTCCAAATCGCAATTGCACCTAATTGAGAAATAGCATATTCTATGTAATAAAATGGTACTTCAAAAAGATGCATCTGCTTTTGCCAAAGCTTTTTCTTTTGCTCCTCATAATCAGAAAAGTCAATTATCCCACTTGAAAATTCATCAAAAATATCTGTCCATTTTTCATCTCTTTCTTTTACCGTATGCTCAGGATTAGTGTAAATCCAATGTTGGAATTTATCAATAATAGCCACCCATGGCAATACTCCCAGCAAATCGGCAAGGTGTGTAAGCTTTGCTCTTTTTAGTTCATCTTTATCTTGAAAAAATACATCCCAATAATCAAAAGTAATTAATTCCATAGACATTGAAGCCAACTCAGCAACTTCCGATGGTGTGTCTTTGAAATAAACAAGTTCCAAATCGCGTGATAAAAAAGAATGAACAGCATGTCCTCCCTCATGAAACATAGTTACCAAATCACGCAATAAACCTGATGAATTCATAAAAATAAAAGGAATTCCGGTTTCACTAAGTGGATAGTTATATCCTCCGGGGGCTTTTCCTTTTCGTGAATCAAGGTCAAGGAAAGATTTTTCCTTCATTATTTTAAGATATTTCCCAAGCTCTCCAACTTTGTTAAAAACAGTTATTGAATTGTCAATCAATTCCTCAGTGCCTTCAAATGGTTTTAAAGGAGCTTTACCATAAAGGTCAACACCCATATCGTAAGGTTTAAGTGAATCTAATCTGAGTTTTTCCTTACGTTTTTGGTGAATTATTTTTAAAAGCGGTAAAACTTCCTCTCTGATTGATTCATGAAATTTTAAATTATCTTCAATTGTGTAATCAAACCTATTGAGTGAAACAAATTTATAATCTCTATAATTTTCAAAACCTGCATTTTTTGCTACTTTAGTACGTAATTTTACAAGCTTTGAAAATATTTTATCTAATTCTTCAACATTTTTTGCCCTTCTGTTAGCAATTTTTTCATAAATTTCTTTTCGTAACTTTCTGTCTGTTTGCTCCAAAAATTTTGATGCCTGTTGCAAGGTCATTTCTTTACCATCATGCTCAATGGTCATTGCTGAACTAATGGTGTTAAATTTATTTGTTTCCTTACTTATTTCAGTAAACAATGGAATATTTTCCTTTCTAAAAAGGTTAATTTCATTTTTAATTGATTTGATTAAAATTTTATAAGAAGCTTCCTTAAATTCATTAAGCTTAGGGAAATTAATAAATTTTTTGTTCAGCTTATCTTCATAAGGAGCAATTTTCGGTTGAATTTCATTAATAAAATACTCGTAGTTTTCCTTAATCTTTTCATCAGTTGTGTTGCAAGTAAATTTTATATAACGCCACGCCAAATTCTCACTAACAAAAGCATCTAACTCACTTCTATCTTTAAGCCATTTTTTATGCTCATCAAAACTTTCCACTTTTCTTCCAATCAGATTATCATAATATGTTTTTATTTCTTCCCAATTATTAATAGCCTGATTTTCTTTTATATATTCTCTATCCTTTATTTTCATCTATTTATTTTATTTGTTTATTTGTTTATCTGGTTATCTGTTTATTTATTTGGTTATCCATACGGACTCATACGAGCTAATTTCGTGTCGCAAGTTTTGTTTATTTGTTTATACCTTTTTTTACGATTTTCTAATCGCTTACTGTATCTTGTATTTCCCACATCTTGTCATGATTTGTCTCTACAATTTTGCTACACCTACATCTGCCGACTGAAGACTGCTTACTGTTGACTGAAGACTGCCGACTGTTGACTAAAGACTGCCTACTTCCCTCCCTCAGGTTTTTCCTCGCTTTCCTTATTTTCGACCTCTTTCTTTTTCTCCTCAGCTTCTTTTTCCTTCTTTTCAACTTCCTCTAACTCCTTAATTACATCAGGGTAAATTTCAGCAATTACATTGTACCACTTAATCATTTTTTTCATATCCGAGATATAAACTTTCTCTTCATCATGGTCTATTACCACTTCCTTAAAATATTCTTTAATTTTATTGGGTTCGGTTTTAGGTGTTATGCTAAGCTTAAGAACATCTTTTTTATAAAACCTAAGAAATACATCAGAAAGGAAAAAATCTGATCCATCTTTTGAAAAAATAGTTATATCGTTCAATATCAAAACATGAAGATTCGGTTGCACTTTGAATTTTGTTTTTTTCTCGTTTAAAGTTTCAACAATAATTCCTTTTGGTGATTTGGAAATAACACGAAATAAATCTCCTTTTCCTCTGATTGCAATTATGTCTTTAAGATCCATATTTGTTTTTTCTTATTTAAGCTTTAATGTAATTAAAAAAATTTAGTGGCAAATATAATATTTTTGGAATCAATGATTGAAAATAATTTATTAACTTTTCTTTTGAAAAAGAACGTATTTAAAACCCAAATTTTATTTGAGATTTACTGCAATTTATACATTTTTTTTAAATATTCAAATCAATTAATTTCCCATTATTCATATCATAAACCCATCCATGAACAATAGGATAAGAATTTTTAATATGGCTTTTTTGAACATATAAAGTTTTAATAACATTTTCTGCCTGCTCTATTACATTAAGTTCTACAAGTCGTTTGTATTTTTGTTCGTCATCATCAATTAGTTCCAATTCTTCGAAATGATGCTGATAAACATCTTTAATATTTTTTAGCCAGCCATCTAACAATCCAAAGGATTTTTGTTCCATCGCCAATTTTATACCACCACATCCGTAATGACCGCAAACTATGATATGCTTCACTTTAAGGTGTTCAACCGCATATTGAATTATAGACATAATATTTAAATCATTATTTGAAACTACATTTGCAATGTTTCTGTGAACAAATAAATCTCCAACATCTAGACCCGTAATTATATTTGCAGGAACTCTACTGTCTGAACAGCCTATATATAAAAAATCAGGCTTTTGTTCTTTATATAAATTTTTGAAAAATTCTTCATCTTTTTCATTTTTCCTTTCTACCCATTCCTGATTTAATTTAAAAATCTTATTGTATTTATCAGATTTCATATTTTAAAGCTTTTATTTTTTTTGTGTCATATTTATTTTAATGTTCTGTTTTTATAAAAAAACAAAAATATAAAGATTCTCTATATATCCAAACTATCTAACAGGCTTTTAATTTTTTGTAAATATTCACTAAAAAAAAGCATGGGCCTACTTCAAAAAATAATTAAAACTCAAATTTACAAAAATATAGCTTAATGTTTGTGTACATTTTAAGCCTTAGTATATTCGTGTTTTTGTCTCATTGTCCATTGTATAATTGTATCATTATACCATTATATCATTGTCTCATTTAACTCCCCTTAACAACCTTAGTTTTAGGATATTTTACGGAATAAATAAACTTAATGCTTTTCTTTTCATTTGCTTGCAATTTTATTTCCCATGAAAGCTTTCCTACTTTTTTCACTAATTCAGCACCACCCGACTCAAGTAATTCTACTTCAATATCTTTTATGTTTGACAATGGAATTTGGTCAAGAACTTCAATCGTTACTGGTTCCGATTTTGTATTTCTTAAAGTTATTTCGTAAGCATTTATATGCTTCTTTGTCGTAAGTGAAGTTTTTACCGTACTTTCTTTGTACAACTTTTCTCTTTCAATTATAATTTTACTATCTCTGCCAAAAGACAACAGAAGTGTGTCGGCTGTTATGTATGGATTTATTTGAGACTGCCCCACATAAGTATTTTCAAAGAAAATATTTGCTTTTCCAGGCAACAAATTATATTTACCCCAATCGGCAATTTTAGCTAATAAAAATGCCGCTTTATCAATTGATGGAACAGCATGATACTCATAGTCTGCAGGAATTGAAAACTCAGTCATTATTACCATATGATATTTTCCATCCGTAGGAATAGTATAAGGTTGTTCTACTTTAAATTCTACATTCATCTGACTTTCATGCATATCCATTGGCACATAACTTTGTTTAATTTGCACATATTTTTGTTTAGTCTTAGCTATTTTCATTGCATCAACATATTTCATTGGTTTATTTGAGATAGCTTCTTCTTCATATAACATATTTCGATTACTTACTACTTCTTCCCTTTTTGAATATATAGTTGGCTGATAAAAATAAACATATCTCGGATTCAAAATAGGTCTGCTGTTATTTATATTAGGATTAGCTGTAGAAATTGTAATTGGTACATTTTCCCAATTCAGACCTGTTCTCTGATAAACATTTGCTTTGTAAACTAATTGAATATTTTTATCGATTCCATCTGAACGCAAATCATAAATTGGTACCCAACTTACATTATTTACAATATATGAAAAAACAAAATCCGATGTTTTTGCTCTATCCGAAATTACTTCAAGTACGATTTCTCCCGTTGATTTATTTAAACCTGAACTCAACTGCTTTATTTGGTTTTGCATCCTGCTTAACACCTCTCTAATTTCCCTTTCTTTCTTATCAAAATCAACTAATTTGTTTTGTAACACACTCATTCTCTTGAAATAATAATCAGACAAAGATTTAAGTTCTTCTACTTTTACTCCTTCCTGAGTACTCCCTAATTTTGTATTAGAACTTATAACATTCATTTCTCCTTTTGTTACATCTTTAGCCTTTTTGTTAATTGCTAATTTATAATTTAATATCTTAACCGAATC
The DNA window shown above is from Bacteroidota bacterium and carries:
- a CDS encoding M3 family oligoendopeptidase, which produces MKIKDREYIKENQAINNWEEIKTYYDNLIGRKVESFDEHKKWLKDRSELDAFVSENLAWRYIKFTCNTTDEKIKENYEYFINEIQPKIAPYEDKLNKKFINFPKLNEFKEASYKILIKSIKNEINLFRKENIPLFTEISKETNKFNTISSAMTIEHDGKEMTLQQASKFLEQTDRKLRKEIYEKIANRRAKNVEELDKIFSKLVKLRTKVAKNAGFENYRDYKFVSLNRFDYTIEDNLKFHESIREEVLPLLKIIHQKRKEKLRLDSLKPYDMGVDLYGKAPLKPFEGTEELIDNSITVFNKVGELGKYLKIMKEKSFLDLDSRKGKAPGGYNYPLSETGIPFIFMNSSGLLRDLVTMFHEGGHAVHSFLSRDLELVYFKDTPSEVAELASMSMELITFDYWDVFFQDKDELKRAKLTHLADLLGVLPWVAIIDKFQHWIYTNPEHTVKERDEKWTDIFDEFSSGIIDFSDYEEQKKKLWQKQMHLFEVPFYYIEYAISQLGAIAIWKNFIENKEKGLTAYLNALKLGYTKSIPEIYKTAGIKFDFSKKYIGQLSDFVKNEISKFES
- a CDS encoding carbonic anhydrase yields the protein MKSDKYNKIFKLNQEWVERKNEKDEEFFKNLYKEQKPDFLYIGCSDSRVPANIITGLDVGDLFVHRNIANVVSNNDLNIMSIIQYAVEHLKVKHIIVCGHYGCGGIKLAMEQKSFGLLDGWLKNIKDVYQHHFEELELIDDDEQKYKRLVELNVIEQAENVIKTLYVQKSHIKNSYPIVHGWVYDMNNGKLIDLNI
- a CDS encoding DUF4139 domain-containing protein, with the protein product MKKSILLFFTVLIFVNYSFSTEIPSKIKHVTIYKQNAKIVRATKSSVTKGSSTLVFGGLTTSLQVQSIQVGMTEGVKLLSVSYRINYLQDKKVSKGIKILQDSVKILNYKLAINKKAKDVTKGEMNVISSNTKLGSTQEGVKVEELKSLSDYYFKRMSVLQNKLVDFDKKEREIREVLSRMQNQIKQLSSGLNKSTGEIVLEVISDRAKTSDFVFSYIVNNVSWVPIYDLRSDGIDKNIQLVYKANVYQRTGLNWENVPITISTANPNINNSRPILNPRYVYFYQPTIYSKREEVVSNRNMLYEEEAISNKPMKYVDAMKIAKTKQKYVQIKQSYVPMDMHESQMNVEFKVEQPYTIPTDGKYHMVIMTEFSIPADYEYHAVPSIDKAAFLLAKIADWGKYNLLPGKANIFFENTYVGQSQINPYITADTLLLSFGRDSKIIIEREKLYKESTVKTSLTTKKHINAYEITLRNTKSEPVTIEVLDQIPLSNIKDIEVELLESGGAELVKKVGKLSWEIKLQANEKKSIKFIYSVKYPKTKVVKGS
- a CDS encoding DUF5606 domain-containing protein produces the protein MDLKDIIAIRGKGDLFRVISKSPKGIIVETLNEKKTKFKVQPNLHVLILNDITIFSKDGSDFFLSDVFLRFYKKDVLKLSITPKTEPNKIKEYFKEVVIDHDEEKVYISDMKKMIKWYNVIAEIYPDVIKELEEVEKKEKEAEEKKKEVENKESEEKPEGGK